A window of the Euzebya pacifica genome harbors these coding sequences:
- a CDS encoding VOC family protein, which yields MRITVDALLIDTPDPDALAMFWEDLLGWVRTFEDEGEVMIAPRDGQGFPLLFVEVDDAKAGKNRLHFDLRPDDQAAAIAKAIDLGATRVDIGQHEDPHVTWEVLADPDGNEFCILSDGTPDADPDLIAEARAKLDAAHTHGHEADPDHDHG from the coding sequence ATGCGCATCACCGTCGACGCCCTGCTCATCGACACACCCGACCCCGACGCCCTCGCGATGTTCTGGGAGGACCTGCTCGGGTGGGTCCGGACCTTCGAGGACGAAGGCGAGGTCATGATCGCCCCACGGGACGGCCAGGGGTTCCCGCTGCTGTTCGTCGAGGTCGACGACGCGAAGGCCGGCAAGAACCGGCTGCACTTCGACCTGCGCCCCGATGACCAGGCCGCGGCGATCGCCAAGGCCATCGACCTGGGGGCGACGCGAGTGGACATCGGCCAGCACGAGGACCCCCATGTCACGTGGGAGGTCCTGGCCGATCCCGACGGCAACGAGTTCTGCATCCTCTCGGACGGCACTCCCGACGCCGACCCGGACCTGATCGCCGAGGCCAGGGCCAAGCTCGATGCCGCGCACACCCACGGCCACGAGGCCGACCCCGATCACGACCATGGATGA
- a CDS encoding beta-eliminating lyase-related protein, which translates to MDDAGRARALTARCDRFLHWHGQRTPADLLAELPDEVGPDRYGDGGVVADLEAEVAELLGKPAAVFMPSGTMAQQIALRIHAEDVGSATALMHPTAHLLLHEDEGPQRLHGLTLRPVGSPVALLSLSDLEAVAEPAGSLLLELPQREIGGRLPSWEALVAQTTWARERGMAVHMDGARLWEAAAGYDRPHAEVAALFDSVYVSFYKGLGAIAGACLVGEDDLVERAREWRHRHGGMVFALWPYAASALAGLRARLDRMPAYLAHARAIAAALAGVDGVEVVPDPPQVSMFHVAMRTTAADFRVQAHRLALEEGIAVWSQSWPAEMPSWQRVELTVGDATLGFTPEEVADVIARLVTPVGASGPAEQPVEVLAEDGSVADVVPRARMRAEGLRHRSTYVVVLTSDDEVVVHRRAEWKDLAGGHWDLAFGGICDVGEPWEAAARRELAEEAGLEGVPLEYLGEVEWSAASPTDPASLVGRVWVARFDGELHPTDGEVTALDRVPLAELDAWLASHEVVEDTRELIPPLLRDLLDG; encoded by the coding sequence ATGGATGACGCCGGACGTGCACGGGCGCTGACGGCCCGGTGCGACCGGTTCCTGCACTGGCACGGGCAGCGCACCCCGGCTGACCTGCTGGCCGAGCTGCCCGACGAGGTCGGGCCCGACCGGTACGGCGACGGCGGGGTCGTCGCCGACCTGGAGGCCGAGGTCGCCGAGCTGCTCGGCAAGCCTGCGGCGGTGTTCATGCCGTCGGGCACGATGGCCCAGCAGATCGCCCTGCGCATCCACGCCGAGGACGTCGGCAGCGCGACGGCGTTGATGCACCCGACCGCGCACCTGCTGCTGCACGAGGACGAGGGGCCGCAGCGCCTGCACGGGCTGACCCTGCGGCCGGTCGGATCACCGGTGGCGCTGCTCTCGCTGTCGGACCTCGAGGCCGTCGCCGAACCGGCGGGGTCGCTGCTGCTGGAGCTGCCGCAGCGGGAGATCGGTGGTCGGCTGCCGTCGTGGGAGGCGTTGGTGGCACAGACCACGTGGGCCCGCGAACGCGGCATGGCCGTGCACATGGACGGGGCGCGGCTGTGGGAGGCCGCCGCCGGCTACGACCGGCCACACGCCGAGGTCGCCGCGCTGTTCGACAGCGTCTACGTGTCGTTCTACAAGGGCCTCGGGGCCATCGCCGGTGCCTGCTTGGTGGGCGAGGACGACCTGGTCGAGCGGGCCCGGGAGTGGCGCCACCGCCACGGCGGGATGGTGTTCGCGCTGTGGCCCTACGCCGCCAGCGCGTTGGCCGGCCTGCGGGCGCGGCTGGACCGCATGCCCGCCTACCTGGCCCACGCCAGGGCCATCGCGGCTGCGCTGGCCGGGGTCGACGGGGTGGAGGTCGTGCCGGACCCGCCACAGGTGTCGATGTTCCACGTGGCGATGCGGACGACCGCGGCGGACTTCCGGGTCCAGGCGCATCGCCTGGCGCTGGAGGAGGGGATCGCCGTGTGGTCGCAGTCGTGGCCCGCGGAGATGCCGTCGTGGCAGCGTGTCGAGCTGACCGTCGGCGACGCCACGCTGGGCTTCACACCGGAGGAGGTCGCCGACGTGATCGCGCGGCTGGTCACGCCCGTGGGTGCGTCCGGTCCGGCGGAGCAGCCGGTCGAGGTGCTGGCCGAGGACGGGTCGGTGGCCGACGTGGTGCCCCGTGCCCGCATGCGTGCCGAGGGGCTGCGCCACCGCTCCACCTATGTCGTGGTCCTCACCAGCGACGACGAGGTCGTCGTGCACCGTCGCGCGGAGTGGAAGGACCTTGCGGGCGGCCACTGGGACCTGGCCTTCGGTGGCATCTGCGACGTCGGTGAACCGTGGGAGGCCGCGGCCCGCCGGGAGCTGGCCGAGGAGGCGGGCCTGGAGGGTGTGCCGCTGGAGTACCTCGGTGAGGTCGAGTGGTCCGCGGCATCGCCGACCGACCCCGCGTCGTTGGTGGGGCGCGTGTGGGTCGCCCGGTTCGACGGCGAGCTGCACCCGACCGATGGCGAGGTCACGGCGCTGGACCGCGTCCCGCTCGCTGAGCTCGACGCCTGGCTGGCCAGCCACGAGGTCGTCGAGGACACCCGCGAGCTGATCCCTCCCCTCCTCCGCGACCTGCTCGACGGCTGA
- a CDS encoding IS30 family transposase, translated as MVRSRAKGEKRWLRLPDEVRAEVIRRARAGQGRRQILEEVDISVGSFLNVLKPFGGVLRAELATDPSPHRLSLDDRVEIRLGIGRGETYQAIADRVGRHKSSVWREVDRNGGREAYRPMLAHKRAHEQARRAKPTKLASCAELAGLVEHGLRRLWSPQQIAADLKERFGDDESMTVSHETIYKSLYVQGRGELRRELTSCLRTGRAKRVPSGRSPRPRMHDMVMISERPAEVEDRAVPGHWEGDLIIGKDGKSAVGTLVERSTRYVMLMHLDGDRTAATVRDAMTTAITGLPEHLRRSITWDQGIEMAEHVQFTIDTDVPVYFCDPHSPWQRGSNENTNGLLRQYMPKGTDLSVHTPADLNDFAESLNTRPRQTLGWKTPAAQLAQLVAPTG; from the coding sequence ATGGTGAGGTCGAGGGCCAAGGGTGAGAAGCGGTGGTTGCGGTTGCCTGATGAGGTGCGGGCGGAGGTGATCCGTCGGGCACGAGCCGGTCAGGGCCGCCGGCAGATCCTTGAGGAGGTCGACATCTCCGTGGGCAGCTTCCTCAACGTGCTCAAGCCGTTTGGTGGGGTGTTGCGGGCAGAGCTTGCGACTGATCCCTCACCGCACCGGTTGTCGCTTGATGATCGGGTGGAGATCCGGTTGGGGATCGGTCGGGGCGAGACCTATCAGGCCATCGCCGATCGGGTCGGCCGGCACAAGTCCTCGGTGTGGCGCGAGGTGGACCGCAACGGTGGCCGTGAGGCCTACCGGCCGATGCTTGCCCACAAGCGTGCCCACGAGCAGGCACGGCGGGCCAAGCCGACCAAGCTCGCCAGCTGCGCGGAGCTGGCCGGCCTCGTCGAGCACGGCCTGCGCAGACTGTGGTCGCCCCAGCAGATCGCTGCAGATCTCAAGGAGCGGTTCGGCGACGATGAGTCGATGACGGTGTCACACGAGACGATCTACAAGTCGCTGTACGTCCAGGGGCGGGGCGAGCTGCGACGCGAGCTGACGTCGTGCCTGCGGACCGGTCGGGCCAAGCGGGTCCCCTCCGGTCGATCTCCCCGGCCACGCATGCACGACATGGTGATGATCAGCGAGCGGCCCGCGGAGGTGGAGGACCGTGCCGTGCCCGGTCACTGGGAGGGCGACCTGATCATCGGCAAGGACGGCAAGTCCGCGGTGGGCACCCTGGTGGAGCGCTCCACCCGTTACGTGATGCTGATGCACCTCGATGGCGACCGGACCGCCGCGACGGTGCGCGATGCCATGACCACCGCGATCACCGGGCTGCCCGAGCACCTGCGGCGGTCCATCACCTGGGACCAGGGCATCGAGATGGCCGAGCACGTCCAGTTCACCATCGACACCGACGTGCCCGTCTACTTCTGCGACCCCCACTCGCCCTGGCAACGCGGTTCCAACGAGAACACCAACGGGTTGCTGCGCCAGTACATGCCCAAGGGCACCGACCTGTCAGTCCACACCCCAGCGGACCTCAACGACTTCGCCGAGAGCCTCAACACCCGCCCCCGACAAACCCTCGGCTGGAAGACCCCAGCCGCCCAACTCGCCCAACTTGTTGCACCCACCGGTTGA
- a CDS encoding VWA domain-containing protein, translating into MSLLAPFGLAAGALLGPLVLWYVLRSRRPRRVVASTLLFADEQETASAAIPWQRFTPDRTFWIIALALLMGTLALARPAVAVPAEVSDHTIVVVDGSASMQAATADGLARIEHARAVVAELVDRAGDGRLVSVVLAGTHARVIADTLPASRAEATLDGIRADGTAGAMDEALTLAAAMIRPGEDTVLHLVTDGGITPDAASLAPGGTILDLVGETGPNVAIGAVRAVPLGGGSARLVVQVDSHADIPLDVVVTVTVDDDTVATRAATVDPRGRTDVEVDVEGLEGDADDGPPVLEASVVVDDDGPDGERISDGLAHDNRARVVLPDRPDVRVLHVGPDNLYLEAALAAVPGVDVTRADSLPTSVTARPEGGAEASPADAAAEDVLDGIDFIVADRVDLPPVPTVPILAVAPTSLPDDVTVTGRRSLPTITSVDTADPLLADADLTDLAVAEMAVVEAPSMRRLVDGPGGPLLLAGRVGDAAMVLLPFALADSNLPLQVGLPVLVANAVQQLAAPTTDLPLTAGADRALPLPTGVEATLTSPDGATVPVGGFRPSATLDAPGVWTVAYEGVVPDTAPRVLAVNPDTAESDLVVVEPTLGVPSSADTTTVTPGEVAQELALPGDTALVTDGRVELWRWFAAAAAALVGLEVLLQAWAAWRTRTTDGRASGRTDRRRRLATGMRIATLVLLVATLLDPALPLRGRDVDVVFVVDASASMGSRGQQAALEWIRAASDGAAEDDRIGVVLFGRDAQVAHRLLNDSPSVLPPVVVREDGSDMERAVRLAGGLLGQENRRRVVLLTDGRATQGNLDQAAALLAETGIGLDVVRVGEAGVADVLVEAVEVPASVRQGESYPVDVVLRNDTGRDAEGVLVVRVGDQQIASQPVQLPPGTSTVTVDHVAGEDPLDRVTAELRSGESTVARNDTGQAAVRVAGPPRVLMIAGDPTDADPLAAALEAGGISVEQRPISQGVPTADRLLAHDAVVLVDVAAPSLGTAGMTALDAAVRDGGVGLVAVGGEQSFGLGDYTDTPLEDLLPVSSRITDPLRRPRVAEALVVDSSESMGACHCADEAMGGPIQEDPGAVQKTEIARQAVRRAVQALESTDTVGVLAFDTQSHWVLPLQQVPESAVVEDGLAQLQPSGNTDIPQAIRIAIEGLRGADAELRHIVLFSDGFMGDLTGLGPVADEALDAGITLSVVGTGEGSFDELEDMARRGGGRYYPGRDLSEIPEILAAEVMQVARPLVSEGSFVPTVTGLDDATEGLDSAPPLLGFVATTAKPTARRLLTVGEFADPLLATWQVGAGTATAWTSDAAARWSAGWVGWGGYQSFWADVVKDTFPDATGDTIDATATAGPGGLEITAQVPANVAGTTVAATVVDPDGVRHEVELHRDDDGGFSGTLPAEAEGVHLVSILATDGAGEPIGRANVPAVRAYPAEFGAAPADDAALTRAAEQTGGLVDPAEATAFRSDDLDPGRRGVHIRSWLLVAAMVLAMAEVGVRRLRLERGDLRRLRSGTTRTPPPPSAVAPPSPADRVPVSPGVGHRGPPGGSPPLAGPGSEPSNVGAPASPPPDPDPDRDGAPAPAAEEPATGLSALRRARDKAFDRDDDAAPW; encoded by the coding sequence GTGAGCCTGCTCGCCCCGTTCGGGCTGGCTGCGGGCGCGCTGCTCGGCCCCCTGGTCCTCTGGTACGTCCTCCGCAGCCGTCGACCCCGGCGGGTCGTGGCCTCCACCCTGCTGTTCGCCGACGAGCAGGAGACGGCCTCGGCGGCCATTCCGTGGCAGCGGTTCACGCCCGACCGGACGTTCTGGATCATCGCGCTCGCCCTGCTGATGGGGACCCTCGCGCTGGCCCGCCCGGCGGTTGCGGTGCCGGCGGAGGTGTCGGACCACACGATCGTCGTGGTCGACGGGTCGGCGTCGATGCAGGCGGCCACCGCCGACGGGCTGGCCCGCATCGAACACGCCCGTGCCGTCGTTGCCGAGCTTGTCGACCGTGCGGGTGACGGTCGCCTCGTCTCCGTCGTCCTGGCCGGGACCCATGCCAGGGTGATCGCCGACACCCTGCCCGCCAGCCGGGCCGAGGCGACGCTGGACGGCATCCGGGCCGACGGCACCGCCGGCGCGATGGACGAGGCGTTGACCCTGGCCGCGGCGATGATCCGGCCCGGGGAGGACACCGTCCTGCACCTCGTCACCGACGGCGGCATCACCCCCGACGCCGCGTCGCTTGCCCCGGGCGGCACGATCCTGGACCTCGTCGGCGAAACCGGCCCCAACGTGGCGATCGGGGCCGTGCGTGCCGTGCCGCTCGGTGGGGGCAGCGCCCGCCTGGTCGTGCAGGTCGACAGCCACGCCGACATCCCCCTCGACGTCGTCGTCACCGTGACCGTCGACGACGACACGGTCGCCACCCGGGCGGCGACGGTCGACCCACGGGGCCGCACCGACGTCGAGGTGGACGTCGAGGGGCTCGAGGGTGATGCCGACGACGGGCCGCCCGTGCTCGAGGCGTCCGTCGTCGTCGACGACGACGGCCCCGACGGCGAGCGGATCAGTGACGGACTGGCCCACGACAACCGCGCCCGGGTGGTCCTGCCCGACCGACCCGACGTGCGCGTGCTGCACGTCGGACCCGACAACCTCTACCTCGAGGCGGCCCTTGCCGCGGTGCCGGGGGTGGACGTCACCCGCGCCGACTCGTTGCCGACATCGGTGACAGCGCGCCCGGAGGGAGGCGCCGAGGCGAGCCCCGCCGACGCGGCCGCCGAGGACGTGCTGGACGGCATCGACTTCATCGTCGCCGACCGGGTCGACCTGCCGCCCGTCCCGACGGTCCCGATCCTGGCGGTGGCCCCGACCAGCCTTCCCGACGACGTCACCGTCACCGGCCGGCGCAGCCTGCCGACCATCACCAGCGTCGACACCGCCGACCCGTTGCTGGCCGACGCCGACCTCACCGACCTGGCCGTCGCCGAGATGGCCGTCGTCGAGGCCCCGTCGATGCGTCGACTGGTCGACGGGCCCGGTGGGCCGCTGCTGCTGGCCGGCCGCGTCGGCGATGCCGCCATGGTGCTGCTGCCGTTCGCGCTGGCCGACTCCAACCTGCCGCTGCAGGTCGGCCTGCCGGTCCTGGTCGCCAACGCCGTGCAGCAGCTGGCCGCCCCGACCACCGACCTGCCGTTGACCGCCGGCGCCGACCGTGCCCTGCCGCTGCCCACCGGCGTCGAGGCGACCCTCACCTCCCCCGACGGGGCCACCGTGCCGGTCGGCGGCTTCCGGCCCAGCGCCACCCTCGACGCGCCCGGGGTCTGGACCGTCGCCTACGAGGGGGTCGTGCCCGACACCGCCCCCCGTGTCCTGGCCGTCAACCCCGACACGGCCGAGTCCGACCTGGTGGTCGTCGAACCCACCCTGGGCGTGCCCTCCTCCGCCGACACCACCACCGTCACGCCCGGCGAGGTCGCACAGGAGCTTGCCCTGCCCGGTGACACGGCGCTCGTGACCGACGGTCGGGTCGAGCTGTGGCGATGGTTCGCCGCCGCGGCCGCCGCCCTGGTCGGCCTGGAGGTGCTGCTGCAGGCGTGGGCGGCATGGCGGACGCGCACGACCGACGGTCGGGCATCCGGCCGTACGGATCGTCGTCGGCGGCTGGCCACCGGCATGCGGATCGCCACCCTCGTGCTGCTGGTCGCCACGCTGCTGGACCCGGCGCTGCCGCTGCGGGGCCGGGACGTCGACGTCGTGTTCGTCGTCGACGCCTCCGCCAGCATGGGCTCGCGCGGGCAGCAGGCCGCGCTGGAGTGGATCAGGGCCGCCAGCGACGGTGCCGCCGAGGACGACCGCATCGGCGTGGTCCTGTTCGGCCGCGACGCCCAGGTGGCCCACCGCCTGCTCAACGACAGCCCGAGCGTCCTGCCGCCCGTCGTGGTCCGCGAGGACGGCAGCGACATGGAACGGGCGGTCCGGCTGGCCGGGGGGCTGCTCGGCCAGGAGAACCGTCGACGGGTCGTGCTGCTGACCGACGGCCGGGCCACCCAGGGCAACCTCGACCAGGCCGCGGCGCTGCTGGCCGAGACCGGGATCGGCCTGGACGTCGTCCGGGTCGGCGAGGCCGGCGTCGCCGACGTGCTGGTCGAGGCCGTCGAGGTCCCCGCGTCGGTCCGGCAGGGCGAGTCCTACCCGGTCGATGTCGTCCTGCGCAACGACACCGGCCGCGACGCCGAGGGCGTCCTCGTCGTCCGCGTCGGGGACCAGCAGATCGCAAGCCAGCCCGTCCAGCTGCCCCCGGGCACCTCGACGGTCACCGTCGACCACGTCGCCGGTGAGGACCCCCTGGACCGCGTCACCGCCGAGCTGCGCAGCGGCGAGTCGACGGTGGCCCGCAACGACACCGGTCAGGCCGCGGTCAGGGTCGCCGGCCCCCCGCGCGTCCTGATGATCGCCGGTGACCCCACCGACGCCGACCCGCTGGCTGCGGCGCTGGAGGCCGGCGGCATCAGCGTCGAGCAGCGGCCCATCAGCCAGGGGGTGCCGACGGCCGACCGCCTGCTGGCCCACGATGCGGTCGTCCTGGTCGACGTGGCTGCCCCGTCCCTGGGGACGGCGGGGATGACCGCCCTCGACGCGGCCGTGCGTGACGGCGGGGTGGGCCTGGTGGCCGTCGGTGGTGAGCAGTCGTTCGGGCTGGGCGACTACACCGACACCCCGCTGGAGGACCTGCTCCCCGTCTCCTCGCGGATCACCGATCCGCTGCGCCGCCCGCGGGTCGCCGAAGCGCTGGTCGTGGATTCCTCCGAATCCATGGGGGCCTGCCACTGCGCCGACGAAGCCATGGGCGGCCCGATCCAGGAGGATCCCGGCGCGGTCCAGAAGACCGAGATCGCCCGACAGGCCGTCCGCCGGGCCGTGCAGGCGCTGGAGTCCACCGACACCGTCGGCGTGCTCGCCTTCGACACCCAGTCGCACTGGGTCCTGCCGCTGCAGCAGGTACCCGAATCCGCCGTGGTCGAGGACGGCCTGGCGCAGCTGCAGCCGTCCGGCAACACCGACATCCCCCAGGCCATCCGCATCGCCATCGAGGGGCTGCGCGGTGCCGATGCCGAGCTACGACACATCGTGCTGTTCTCCGACGGGTTCATGGGTGACCTGACCGGCCTCGGCCCGGTCGCCGACGAGGCGCTCGACGCCGGCATCACGCTGTCGGTCGTCGGGACCGGCGAGGGCAGCTTCGACGAGCTCGAGGACATGGCCCGGCGGGGTGGTGGCCGGTACTACCCGGGACGCGACCTGTCGGAGATCCCCGAGATCCTGGCGGCGGAGGTCATGCAGGTCGCCCGTCCGCTGGTCAGCGAGGGCAGCTTCGTGCCCACCGTCACCGGGCTGGACGACGCCACCGAGGGGCTGGACAGCGCGCCGCCGCTGCTGGGGTTCGTGGCCACCACCGCCAAGCCGACGGCCCGCCGGCTGCTGACGGTCGGCGAGTTCGCCGATCCGCTGCTGGCGACGTGGCAGGTCGGTGCGGGCACGGCAACGGCGTGGACCAGCGACGCGGCAGCCCGCTGGTCCGCGGGCTGGGTCGGCTGGGGTGGCTACCAGTCGTTCTGGGCCGACGTGGTCAAGGACACGTTCCCCGACGCGACCGGGGACACGATCGATGCCACGGCGACGGCGGGCCCGGGTGGCCTCGAGATCACCGCCCAGGTGCCTGCCAACGTGGCAGGGACGACCGTGGCGGCGACCGTCGTCGACCCCGACGGCGTCCGGCACGAGGTCGAGCTGCACCGCGACGACGACGGTGGGTTCTCAGGCACGCTGCCGGCCGAGGCCGAGGGCGTGCACCTGGTCAGCATCCTCGCCACCGACGGTGCCGGCGAGCCGATCGGCCGGGCGAACGTGCCCGCCGTGCGGGCCTACCCGGCCGAGTTCGGCGCCGCTCCCGCCGACGACGCCGCGTTGACCCGGGCGGCGGAGCAGACCGGTGGGCTGGTCGACCCGGCCGAGGCCACGGCCTTCCGCAGCGACGACCTCGACCCGGGCCGGCGGGGCGTACATATCCGGTCGTGGCTGCTCGTCGCCGCCATGGTGCTGGCCATGGCCGAGGTCGGCGTGCGCCGCCTGCGCCTCGAGCGCGGTGACCTGCGTCGGTTGCGGTCGGGCACGACCCGCACGCCGCCGCCGCCGAGCGCCGTCGCACCGCCGTCGCCGGCCGACCGCGTACCGGTCAGCCCGGGGGTCGGCCATCGCGGTCCCCCCGGCGGATCACCCCCGCTGGCCGGACCTGGATCCGAGCCGTCGAACGTCGGCGCGCCCGCCTCCCCTCCTCCTGATCCCGATCCTGATCGTGATGGTGCGCCAGCCCCCGCGGCGGAGGAACCCGCCACGGGCCTGTCCGCCCTCCGCAGGGCCCGCGACAAGGCCTTCGACCGCGACGACGACGCCGCCCCCTGGTGA
- a CDS encoding DUF58 domain-containing protein: MPAALLQPAELEALRRLQLRARRRVATGGSGQHRARGHGSSLDFDDYRPYQPGDDPRRVDHHAHQRLGRLLVKLFEAEDEVGLQVVVDTSASMAFGDKATVACRLAAALAVTAVLGGDRVRLVTTDGADAVGPWQRGRPAVGATLARLTDVRDRLVATPPVPADAQRLEAEDPALAALRRCLPASGRGPVVLIGDLLTPGWADVVRLLGAGRAGGALVHVVGRDDLDPWLDDDPRLVDADRGTEVDGAATAAARRRFVERRDAWLDGVDATAGAAGVTCLRVVDDLPVEAQILTLPRSGVVG; encoded by the coding sequence GTGCCTGCCGCCCTGCTGCAGCCCGCGGAGCTGGAGGCGTTGCGACGCCTGCAGCTGCGCGCGCGCCGTCGGGTGGCGACGGGTGGCAGCGGCCAGCACCGGGCCCGAGGACACGGCAGCTCGCTGGACTTCGACGACTACCGCCCCTACCAGCCGGGCGACGACCCACGTCGGGTCGACCACCATGCCCACCAGCGGCTCGGCCGGCTCCTGGTCAAGCTGTTCGAGGCCGAGGACGAGGTCGGCCTGCAGGTCGTCGTCGACACCTCGGCATCCATGGCCTTCGGTGACAAGGCCACGGTGGCCTGCCGGCTGGCCGCCGCGCTTGCGGTGACCGCGGTGCTCGGCGGTGACCGGGTCAGGCTCGTCACGACGGACGGCGCGGATGCGGTCGGGCCGTGGCAGCGGGGTCGTCCCGCGGTCGGTGCCACGCTGGCCCGGCTGACCGACGTGCGGGACCGGCTGGTCGCCACGCCACCCGTCCCTGCCGACGCCCAGCGACTGGAGGCGGAGGACCCCGCCCTCGCCGCGCTGCGACGGTGCCTGCCCGCCAGCGGCCGCGGACCGGTCGTGCTGATCGGGGACCTGCTGACGCCGGGGTGGGCCGACGTCGTCCGCCTGCTCGGCGCGGGTCGGGCCGGCGGAGCCCTCGTGCACGTCGTCGGTCGCGACGACCTGGACCCGTGGCTGGACGACGACCCACGGCTCGTCGACGCCGATCGGGGCACCGAGGTCGACGGGGCCGCCACCGCGGCAGCCCGCCGGCGGTTCGTCGAACGGCGGGACGCCTGGCTGGACGGGGTGGACGCCACCGCCGGCGCGGCCGGGGTGACGTGCCTGCGGGTCGTCGACGACCTCCCCGTCGAGGCGCAGATCCTGACCCTCCCCCGCAGCGGGGTGGTCGGGTGA
- a CDS encoding AAA family ATPase — protein MTQPPPAPPAPNTTARAAEAEAAIADALRLGESIRSEVRRVIVGQADMVEEVLACLFAGGHVLLEGVPGLGKTVLLKSLAGALRMDFSRVQCTPDLMPADILGTTVLTGDRAGSFQPGPVFTNLLLADEINRATPKTQAALLEAMAERGVTLGGTTRPLPDPFLVLATQNPIDMEGTYPLPEAQMDRFLAKVLVPMPPADDLVDILTRTTGTTSAEVRPVATVEDVRAMVALTRSIPIAPHVLHHAAALTTATHPDRPDAADPVKRYVRLGASPRGAQSMVLLAKATALLAGRAHASVDDLRRAALPALRHRLVLGYEAAAAGVTADQLVAAVLDRVGPPDPQVRGA, from the coding sequence GTGACCCAGCCCCCTCCCGCACCGCCCGCGCCGAACACGACCGCACGCGCCGCCGAGGCCGAAGCCGCGATCGCCGACGCCCTGCGGCTCGGCGAGTCCATCCGCAGCGAGGTCAGGCGGGTCATCGTCGGACAGGCCGACATGGTCGAGGAGGTGCTCGCCTGCCTCTTCGCCGGTGGACACGTCCTGCTCGAGGGTGTTCCCGGCCTGGGCAAGACCGTCCTGCTGAAGTCGCTGGCCGGTGCGTTGCGCATGGACTTCAGCCGCGTCCAGTGCACGCCCGACCTGATGCCGGCCGACATCCTCGGCACGACCGTCCTGACCGGCGACCGGGCCGGCAGCTTCCAGCCGGGCCCGGTCTTCACCAACCTGCTGCTGGCCGACGAGATCAACCGGGCCACCCCCAAGACGCAGGCAGCCCTGCTGGAGGCCATGGCCGAACGCGGTGTGACCCTCGGCGGCACCACCCGCCCGCTGCCCGACCCGTTCCTGGTCCTCGCCACGCAGAACCCCATCGACATGGAGGGCACCTACCCGCTGCCCGAGGCGCAGATGGACCGGTTCCTCGCCAAGGTCCTCGTGCCGATGCCGCCGGCCGACGACCTCGTCGACATCCTGACCCGCACGACCGGCACCACCTCCGCGGAGGTGCGTCCGGTGGCGACCGTCGAGGACGTCAGGGCCATGGTCGCCCTGACCCGGTCGATCCCGATCGCCCCACACGTCCTGCACCACGCGGCCGCCCTGACCACCGCAACCCATCCCGATCGCCCCGACGCCGCCGACCCGGTCAAGCGGTACGTGCGGCTGGGCGCCTCGCCTCGTGGGGCGCAGTCGATGGTGCTGCTGGCCAAGGCCACCGCGCTGCTTGCGGGCAGGGCCCACGCCTCGGTCGACGACCTCCGCAGGGCCGCCCTGCCGGCGCTGCGCCACCGGCTGGTGCTTGGCTACGAAGCCGCCGCCGCTGGGGTCACCGCCGACCAGCTCGTCGCGGCGGTCCTCGACCGCGTGGGTCCACCCGACCCACAGGTCCGAGGCGCCTGA
- a CDS encoding ABC transporter permease, whose translation MNPVLRRELLRRWRRPRASLVLVLFLLALSLVTWGLHEIGRRVLEGQAQWIGADAAFLRPQLGRFMVESVLATLLGLVLVAAPGFAAGQIAGERERGSLPLLQATLMTPSQIVLGKLWASTAWVGLLVVAALPLVTVSTVFGGVELLDVVLGLAVVLVMGLCVGAMALGVSSIAKRTTSAVVITYALVLLLILGTGFMAILVGLVQESPEGAIVPLYANPFTALAGAVNTGEVGGILSLPSPLTPFAYLLRAGNFENVGFGGDFDRTWHWLRGVGLLVAFAVLAFLVAVRRVRLTRPTVAAPIGRFREPAPTAAGPTDG comes from the coding sequence ATGAACCCGGTCCTGCGTCGTGAGCTGCTCCGCCGATGGCGCCGTCCCCGCGCCTCCCTCGTGCTGGTGTTGTTCCTCCTCGCCCTGTCCCTGGTCACCTGGGGGCTGCACGAGATCGGGCGCCGTGTCCTGGAGGGACAGGCCCAGTGGATCGGGGCGGACGCCGCCTTCCTGCGCCCCCAGCTGGGCCGGTTCATGGTCGAGAGCGTGCTCGCCACCCTGCTCGGCCTTGTGCTGGTCGCCGCGCCCGGGTTCGCTGCCGGACAGATCGCCGGGGAACGCGAACGCGGCAGCCTTCCCCTGCTGCAGGCCACCCTGATGACCCCCAGCCAGATCGTGCTCGGCAAGCTGTGGGCGTCGACCGCGTGGGTCGGCCTCCTGGTCGTCGCCGCCCTGCCGCTGGTCACGGTCAGCACCGTCTTCGGCGGGGTCGAGCTGCTCGACGTCGTGCTCGGGCTGGCGGTCGTGCTGGTCATGGGCCTGTGCGTTGGCGCGATGGCGCTCGGCGTGTCGTCGATCGCCAAGCGCACGACGTCCGCGGTCGTCATCACCTACGCCCTGGTCCTGCTCCTCATCCTGGGCACCGGTTTCATGGCGATCCTCGTCGGGCTCGTCCAGGAGAGCCCCGAGGGCGCGATCGTGCCGCTGTACGCCAACCCGTTCACCGCCCTTGCCGGCGCGGTCAACACCGGTGAGGTCGGCGGCATCCTGTCCCTGCCGTCACCGCTCACGCCGTTCGCCTACCTGCTGCGCGCCGGCAACTTCGAGAACGTGGGCTTCGGCGGCGACTTCGATCGGACGTGGCACTGGTTGCGCGGTGTCGGCCTCCTCGTGGCGTTCGCCGTGCTGGCCTTCCTCGTGGCTGTCCGCAGGGTCCGGCTGACCCGCCCGACGGTGGCGGCGCCCATCGGCAGGTTCCGCGAACCCGCCCCGACCGCCGCGGGGCCCACCGATGGGTGA